A window from Leptospira meyeri encodes these proteins:
- a CDS encoding HDOD domain-containing protein, giving the protein MNFQDIISQLETAKESRINFYFVTEEQNQEIYALLVHVMGYMDKLYLVEVIFTVLKELLMNANKANAKRDYFSRENLDIQNAGDYAKGMSRFQENIIMKWNEQLDRLEGGNYYISLLMKVEGKSIHFAVENNAPITKEELARINRRIEVAKNYNDLSDAFTDVSDSTESAGLGLVLIQLLLKNSGIGSEKFKIFTNDKITRATLSVPEVTTPVEIQTDLKTKLLNEIDGLPPLPHSLTKIIQLCNNPDSDLHMISQEIERNPALSADLLKLSNSAFFANRSQVSSILQAVKVVGLKNLRNLLYVSGVRKIMDGQYGKMMDVWDHSSRCSYYARYLATENNHTNKIADIIAVSALLHDIGKFLLLSVDRGFFKKIETYQRGVDSGNSTLLEEMAIGLSHPQLGALLAEKWEFPLDLRVAIEYHHKPFLAPAELRDLVEVIYMANMMADYHEQKKGFYAIDKILLAKFNLDNIDVFSAAVNKIELLFKKSNE; this is encoded by the coding sequence GTGAATTTTCAAGATATTATCTCTCAATTAGAGACCGCAAAAGAATCCAGAATTAATTTTTACTTTGTTACAGAAGAACAAAATCAGGAGATATACGCATTACTTGTCCATGTAATGGGGTATATGGACAAACTCTATCTAGTAGAAGTTATCTTTACTGTCCTAAAAGAGCTCCTTATGAATGCCAATAAGGCAAATGCAAAACGCGATTACTTTTCCCGTGAAAATTTGGACATCCAAAATGCTGGTGATTATGCGAAGGGAATGTCCCGATTCCAAGAAAACATCATCATGAAATGGAATGAACAATTAGATCGCTTAGAAGGCGGAAATTACTACATCAGTTTACTCATGAAAGTAGAAGGAAAGTCCATCCACTTTGCGGTAGAGAATAACGCACCAATCACCAAAGAAGAACTAGCAAGGATTAATCGAAGGATCGAGGTGGCAAAGAACTACAACGACCTTTCTGATGCGTTCACCGATGTTTCGGACAGCACTGAATCAGCCGGCTTAGGATTAGTACTGATTCAACTCTTATTAAAAAATTCAGGAATAGGTTCTGAAAAATTCAAAATCTTTACAAATGACAAAATAACACGCGCTACTCTATCTGTTCCCGAAGTCACAACTCCAGTAGAAATCCAAACAGATTTAAAAACAAAACTTCTAAACGAAATAGATGGATTGCCTCCGCTGCCGCATTCACTTACAAAAATCATTCAACTTTGTAACAATCCTGATTCTGATTTACATATGATTTCTCAAGAAATCGAAAGAAACCCGGCTCTCTCTGCTGATCTGTTAAAACTATCCAACTCTGCTTTTTTTGCAAATAGAAGCCAAGTCAGTTCTATCTTACAAGCAGTCAAGGTTGTAGGACTCAAGAACTTACGAAACCTTCTCTATGTTTCCGGAGTCCGTAAAATCATGGACGGTCAATATGGAAAGATGATGGATGTTTGGGACCACTCGAGCCGATGCAGTTATTACGCACGTTATTTGGCAACAGAAAACAATCATACAAATAAAATTGCAGACATCATTGCCGTTAGTGCCTTGTTACACGATATTGGAAAATTTCTTTTACTTTCTGTGGATCGAGGTTTTTTCAAAAAAATCGAAACTTACCAAAGAGGAGTTGATTCTGGAAATTCAACTCTTTTAGAAGAAATGGCCATTGGACTCAGCCATCCGCAACTCGGGGCCCTTCTTGCCGAAAAATGGGAATTCCCTCTCGACCTTCGTGTTGCTATCGAATACCATCACAAACCTTTTTTGGCTCCAGCAGAATTACGTGATCTTGTCGAAGTCATTTATATGGCCAATATGATGGCCGATTACCATGAGCAGAAAAAAGGTTTTTATGCCATTGACAAAATCCTACTCGCAAAATTTAATTTAGATAATATCGATGTGTTCTCTGCTGCCGTGAATAAAATCGAACTTCTATTTAAAAAATCAAATGAGTGA
- a CDS encoding 6-hydroxymethylpterin diphosphokinase MptE-like protein, with protein sequence MRFLSSFSFDSIPVLLGIGALHAVRSFVTTRNHPIIIFWEPEKEVYELNEFQSELLDLKNQANAKGCFLFCLTGTTPNWAELKTEIQNIQTEANSTLSKWKLYVTPSYERFFPELVSKCKNYFQSQFVSDGINQNTIEHFSKLWTHNYLKNRIGLFYNDTSIRWFQSFSGEKTSILFVGASPGLETNLSTIKKNRSTFLIFASDTSIGYLLPNGIIPDYIVSFDSGRGTTYHFLTEIPSNIPIITWLGGAPYIFELKNPKILVNTGHPLDQILEHLFQTGFGKKWPHYSNASLNLLGMVISITEQINKREFFVSGVSYISERGKSHCKGTGYERFYLPFTNRKKSLELITKRLYSGERKGKNQIAWEQMNRKESTFNIQNLKEADETNLPSKRKSEHLLESFQGFPPSLSDLAKWANQDQSGIIHQKTLTTWLRFSLS encoded by the coding sequence TTGCGATTTCTTTCATCATTCAGTTTTGATTCCATCCCAGTTCTACTTGGCATAGGTGCCTTACACGCAGTTAGATCCTTCGTTACCACACGAAACCACCCTATCATTATCTTTTGGGAACCAGAAAAAGAAGTTTATGAACTAAATGAATTCCAATCGGAACTTTTAGATCTAAAAAACCAAGCCAATGCAAAAGGTTGTTTTTTATTTTGCCTCACCGGTACCACACCAAATTGGGCAGAACTAAAAACTGAAATTCAAAACATTCAAACGGAAGCAAATTCAACTCTTTCTAAATGGAAATTATATGTAACTCCAAGTTACGAACGTTTTTTCCCAGAGTTAGTATCTAAATGCAAAAACTATTTTCAGTCTCAGTTTGTTTCCGATGGGATCAATCAAAACACCATCGAACATTTCAGTAAGTTATGGACTCATAATTATTTAAAAAATAGAATTGGGCTGTTTTATAACGATACGAGCATTCGATGGTTTCAATCCTTCTCGGGCGAAAAAACATCTATTTTATTCGTGGGTGCTAGTCCGGGCTTAGAAACCAATCTTTCGACCATCAAAAAAAATCGTTCCACTTTTCTAATTTTTGCCAGTGATACCTCCATCGGTTACCTTTTGCCAAACGGAATTATTCCTGATTATATTGTCTCTTTTGATTCTGGCCGAGGAACAACCTATCATTTTTTGACAGAAATTCCATCAAACATTCCCATCATTACTTGGCTAGGTGGCGCACCATATATTTTTGAACTGAAAAATCCAAAAATTCTAGTCAATACGGGTCATCCACTCGATCAAATCCTGGAACATCTATTTCAAACTGGATTCGGAAAAAAATGGCCACATTATTCCAATGCTAGTTTGAATTTATTGGGAATGGTTATTTCGATTACAGAGCAGATAAATAAAAGAGAATTTTTTGTAAGTGGGGTAAGTTATATTTCGGAACGCGGAAAATCCCATTGTAAAGGAACTGGATACGAACGGTTTTATCTGCCATTCACCAACAGAAAAAAAAGTTTAGAACTAATCACCAAACGACTGTATTCTGGTGAACGAAAAGGCAAAAACCAAATTGCCTGGGAACAAATGAATCGAAAAGAATCTACTTTCAACATTCAAAATCTCAAAGAAGCCGATGAAACGAATCTCCCATCCAAAAGAAAATCTGAACATTTACTTGAATCATTTCAGGGTTTTCCCCCATCATTATCGGATCTGGCAAAGTGGGCTAACCAAGACCAATCCGGAATCATTCATCAAAAAACCCTTACCACTTGGTTGCGGTTTTCACTAAGTTAA
- a CDS encoding TlpA family protein disulfide reductase has product MKASLILTVSLCLISCAPAKSSYFGEESWAGLTSSGAEISFSQLEKEGIAINVYSPDCVPCWKEIPALNLLHAEIESRFPSKALYMVVDPYQIVPDITDERPFGEVYQLAKARMEVEIKNRNIRVPIVFMKPPFRVKEGSLITGTPETMLFATKPMRLYYNFLGSISEQTSPDVIRKDAKFNFFRYQFGMESL; this is encoded by the coding sequence ATGAAAGCCTCCCTCATCTTAACTGTTAGTTTATGTCTCATTAGCTGCGCCCCGGCGAAATCCTCTTATTTTGGAGAGGAGTCTTGGGCCGGACTAACTTCCTCTGGCGCTGAAATTTCTTTCTCCCAATTGGAAAAAGAGGGAATTGCCATCAACGTATACTCACCCGATTGTGTTCCTTGTTGGAAAGAGATACCGGCACTCAATCTTCTTCACGCAGAAATCGAAAGTCGCTTCCCATCGAAAGCTTTATACATGGTTGTAGACCCTTACCAAATCGTACCTGATATAACCGATGAGCGTCCGTTTGGTGAAGTTTACCAGTTGGCAAAAGCCAGAATGGAAGTAGAAATCAAAAATAGAAATATACGAGTTCCCATCGTGTTTATGAAACCACCTTTTCGTGTTAAAGAAGGGAGTCTGATTACAGGAACACCGGAAACAATGTTGTTCGCAACAAAACCGATGAGATTGTATTATAATTTTTTGGGATCAATTTCGGAACAAACATCTCCAGATGTCATTCGGAAGGATGCCAAGTTTAATTTCTTTCGTTATCAATTTGGAATGGAATCATTATGA
- a CDS encoding type 1 glutamine amidotransferase produces MRAVFIRFIDCEGPGILEPLLREAGYRISFQNAYDRRIHLMPEIHLNFDLIVMLGGPQSVADPAEQEFFKPYYDIVNNVVALPNKKLIGICLGSQIIAKALGANVRPGTKGPETGFSDLQLLKPEHVIFKGIQKESILAFHLHEDIFDIPVGAEHLLASDFYANQMFSYKNKVFAFQTHLEPTLEMLRVWQSVHKEFIAKGNGDFSEIEVKQKVMAETANTIFRNIIKL; encoded by the coding sequence ATGAGAGCAGTATTCATAAGATTTATAGATTGTGAAGGTCCAGGAATTCTAGAACCTCTACTTCGCGAAGCAGGGTATCGAATCAGTTTTCAAAATGCTTATGACAGACGAATTCATTTGATGCCAGAAATTCATTTGAATTTTGATTTAATTGTTATGTTAGGTGGCCCTCAATCAGTTGCCGATCCAGCGGAACAGGAATTTTTTAAACCATATTATGATATAGTCAACAACGTGGTCGCTTTACCCAACAAGAAATTAATTGGGATTTGTTTAGGCTCACAAATCATTGCAAAGGCGTTAGGTGCCAATGTTCGTCCAGGCACAAAAGGACCAGAGACGGGGTTCTCTGATTTACAATTGTTAAAACCAGAACATGTTATTTTTAAAGGAATTCAAAAAGAATCAATCCTTGCTTTCCATCTTCATGAAGATATATTTGATATCCCTGTAGGAGCGGAACATTTACTTGCGAGTGATTTTTATGCAAACCAAATGTTCTCTTATAAAAACAAGGTTTTTGCTTTCCAAACTCATTTAGAACCAACCTTAGAAATGCTTCGTGTATGGCAGTCTGTCCATAAGGAATTTATAGCAAAGGGCAATGGTGATTTTTCTGAGATTGAAGTTAAACAAAAGGTAATGGCAGAAACTGCTAATACTATATTTCGAAATATTATAAAATTATAA
- the secA gene encoding preprotein translocase subunit SecA yields MFQKILTILFGSKYERDLKRLNPIVDAINSFEPTIKAMDDEMLSSQTKKFKERLSSGETLDDILPEAFATVREVAYRTLGMRHFDVQMMGGISLHWGNISEMKTGEGKTLTSTLPIYLNALSDEGVHVVTVNDYLAKRDANWMRPVFEFLKVSVGVIQHDMDHEERKIAYNSDITYGTNNEFGFDYLRDNMVSYKEHRVQRQHNFAIVDEVDSILIDEARTPLIISGPAEESTDKYIKVDKIIPKLIEGEDYEIDEKAKNVILSEAGVHHVEELLGVENLYHAENIELVHHVQQALKAHKIFYKDKDYVVQGGEVIIVDEFTGRLMKGRRYSDGLHQSLEAKEGVAIARESQTLASITFQNYFRIYKKLAGMTGTADTEAEEFKKIYNLDVIVIPSNLKIQRLDMADRVYKTEREKFDAVVKDIQEKVSKKQPVLVGTISIEKSEVLSKLLTSHGIPHNVLNAKQHERESEIVANAGRPGAITIATNMAGRGTDIVLGGAPKYKEDLEKLDDLSDSLGIKAKSELEVIYSFREHLIKQKFEEAEAKTSEIKNENIKKECNKILTEAKKWKVDHDFVIGAGGLHIIGSERHESRRIDNQLRGRSGRQGDPGSSRFYLSLQDDLMRIFGSDRIARIMDTLKMPEGQELEHSMVSNAIARAQKRVEGHNFDIRKHLLEYDDVMNRQRIYIYGIRNELLDKGNMSRTIVDFFDEVVENQVILYCEGNNVDAWEVDSLNEWIQSLGISESIDPKQFKKESNPQLKVFEVLSKLVKELYESKVSSIGEDVWRSIERNVFLDILDHRWKEHLYAMDHLKEGIWTVGYGEKNPLIEYKLQGFKMFDQLVENLKNEVVSFLLKIEVTESDRNQDESSPKEYKKIGEEQRAEVDMFGNEVKSNKTKPQVSSTTSSGGGSERKSSRRKK; encoded by the coding sequence ATGTTTCAAAAAATATTAACAATTTTATTCGGTAGTAAGTATGAAAGGGATTTGAAAAGGTTAAATCCCATCGTGGATGCAATCAATTCTTTTGAGCCGACAATCAAAGCTATGGACGATGAAATGTTGTCCTCACAAACCAAAAAGTTTAAAGAAAGACTTTCCTCTGGTGAAACTTTAGATGATATCTTGCCGGAAGCATTTGCAACTGTCCGCGAAGTTGCCTATCGAACATTAGGTATGCGTCACTTTGATGTACAGATGATGGGTGGTATTTCCTTACATTGGGGAAATATATCTGAGATGAAAACCGGGGAAGGTAAAACCTTAACTTCAACCTTACCAATCTATTTAAATGCACTTTCTGATGAAGGGGTTCATGTTGTTACGGTAAACGATTATTTGGCGAAAAGGGATGCCAATTGGATGCGTCCTGTATTTGAATTTTTAAAAGTTTCAGTTGGAGTTATCCAACATGATATGGACCATGAAGAAAGAAAAATTGCCTATAATTCAGATATTACTTATGGAACTAATAATGAGTTTGGCTTTGATTATTTGCGTGATAATATGGTTAGTTACAAAGAACACCGTGTTCAAAGGCAACATAACTTTGCTATCGTGGATGAGGTGGATTCAATTTTGATTGATGAAGCAAGAACTCCTCTCATCATTTCTGGCCCTGCAGAAGAATCAACAGACAAATACATTAAAGTAGATAAAATTATCCCTAAATTAATTGAGGGTGAAGACTACGAAATTGATGAAAAAGCAAAGAATGTCATTTTATCTGAGGCAGGTGTCCACCATGTGGAAGAATTGTTAGGCGTTGAGAATTTATATCACGCAGAAAATATTGAATTGGTCCATCATGTCCAACAAGCATTAAAAGCACATAAAATATTCTATAAAGATAAAGATTATGTTGTCCAGGGTGGAGAAGTCATCATTGTTGATGAGTTTACCGGCCGTTTGATGAAGGGACGTAGATACTCTGATGGATTACACCAATCCTTAGAAGCAAAAGAGGGTGTGGCGATCGCTCGTGAATCCCAGACATTAGCCTCCATTACTTTCCAGAATTATTTCCGTATTTATAAGAAGTTAGCTGGGATGACAGGAACAGCAGATACGGAAGCAGAAGAATTCAAAAAAATTTATAATTTAGATGTAATTGTCATACCTTCCAATCTAAAAATCCAACGTTTGGATATGGCTGACAGAGTTTATAAAACAGAACGTGAAAAATTTGACGCAGTAGTCAAAGATATCCAAGAAAAGGTTTCAAAAAAACAACCAGTGCTTGTGGGAACTATCTCCATTGAAAAATCAGAAGTTCTTTCTAAACTTTTAACTTCACATGGAATTCCACATAACGTATTAAACGCAAAACAACATGAAAGAGAGTCCGAAATTGTAGCCAATGCAGGTCGCCCTGGAGCCATCACGATTGCAACAAACATGGCCGGTCGAGGAACGGATATTGTTCTTGGTGGTGCACCAAAATACAAAGAAGATCTAGAAAAATTAGATGATCTTAGCGATTCTTTAGGAATTAAAGCAAAATCAGAATTAGAAGTGATTTATAGTTTTCGGGAACATTTGATCAAACAAAAGTTTGAAGAGGCTGAAGCCAAAACTTCAGAAATCAAAAACGAAAACATCAAAAAAGAATGTAATAAGATTTTAACTGAAGCAAAAAAATGGAAAGTAGATCATGATTTTGTGATTGGTGCTGGAGGATTACATATCATCGGCTCCGAACGACATGAATCACGCCGGATTGATAATCAGCTTCGCGGGCGATCTGGTAGACAGGGGGATCCTGGTTCTTCAAGATTTTATTTGTCCTTACAGGATGATTTGATGCGTATTTTTGGTTCAGATCGTATTGCGCGCATTATGGATACACTCAAGATGCCAGAAGGACAAGAGTTAGAACATAGTATGGTTTCCAATGCAATCGCTCGTGCACAAAAACGAGTAGAGGGCCATAACTTTGATATCAGAAAGCACTTGTTAGAGTATGATGATGTGATGAATCGTCAAAGGATTTATATCTACGGAATTCGTAACGAACTTTTGGACAAAGGAAACATGTCTCGGACCATTGTTGACTTCTTTGACGAAGTTGTTGAAAACCAAGTGATTCTTTATTGTGAAGGCAATAATGTGGATGCTTGGGAAGTTGACTCCCTCAATGAGTGGATTCAAAGTTTAGGTATCTCTGAGTCAATTGATCCTAAACAATTTAAAAAGGAATCAAACCCGCAACTCAAAGTCTTTGAGGTGCTTTCCAAGTTAGTAAAAGAATTATATGAGTCCAAAGTATCTTCTATTGGAGAAGACGTTTGGCGTTCGATTGAAAGAAATGTGTTTTTAGACATTTTGGATCACAGGTGGAAAGAACATCTATATGCAATGGATCATTTGAAGGAAGGAATTTGGACTGTTGGTTACGGTGAAAAAAATCCTTTGATTGAATACAAACTTCAAGGTTTTAAGATGTTTGATCAATTGGTTGAGAATCTTAAAAATGAAGTAGTTTCTTTCCTATTAAAAATAGAAGTGACTGAATCGGATCGCAATCAAGATGAATCTTCGCCGAAAGAATACAAAAAAATTGGTGAGGAGCAAAGAGCCGAGGTAGATATGTTTGGAAATGAAGTTAAATCTAACAAAACCAAACCTCAAGTATCTTCCACTACTAGCTCCGGTGGTGGATCCGAGAGAAAGTCGAGTCGTAGAAAGAAATAA
- a CDS encoding LIC_13355 family lipoprotein — protein MGQFQIKSIISLLFITLAFSQCSEKENNNELILTLLALPLTNSSSVGPCPPTTLPTTIPIANTVVAANSTVSGFNVSSKATNGICGGGEFSGSLDVYALNLTGAGATIILSWAGKTVKNVTGIDFIVYENPFRVSETSDRYAFDPMVVQVSFDGTNYCGFDLSGFNPSVADSNKISSWPGFGGLRPVIYNMATKPFTLDELFTSSGSGFLVGGGDGFNLDDLIVGGPGANCDMTARSNIQTNGFKFIKMISASAVTNPNTGSGYVYPHSYNNGSDIDGVVAKYIE, from the coding sequence ATGGGTCAGTTTCAAATTAAATCAATAATATCTTTGTTATTTATCACTTTGGCTTTTTCACAATGCTCTGAGAAAGAAAATAATAATGAGCTCATACTAACATTACTAGCACTACCACTAACAAACTCTTCATCAGTGGGTCCGTGCCCACCAACAACTCTTCCAACAACGATCCCCATTGCAAATACTGTAGTCGCAGCCAATTCCACAGTGAGTGGATTTAACGTTTCATCTAAAGCAACCAATGGTATTTGTGGTGGGGGGGAATTTTCCGGATCTTTGGATGTTTATGCATTAAATTTAACAGGTGCTGGGGCAACGATTATTCTATCTTGGGCAGGAAAGACGGTTAAAAATGTTACTGGAATTGATTTTATAGTGTATGAAAATCCCTTTAGAGTTTCAGAAACTAGCGATCGTTATGCGTTTGATCCAATGGTAGTTCAAGTTTCTTTCGATGGAACAAACTATTGTGGATTTGATTTGAGTGGTTTCAATCCTTCAGTGGCAGATAGTAATAAAATCTCTTCTTGGCCGGGATTTGGTGGTCTAAGACCTGTTATTTATAATATGGCAACAAAGCCATTTACCTTAGATGAATTATTTACCTCTTCAGGCAGTGGTTTTTTAGTCGGAGGTGGTGATGGATTCAATCTTGATGATTTAATCGTCGGTGGACCCGGTGCCAATTGTGATATGACAGCTCGTTCAAATATCCAAACCAATGGATTTAAATTTATTAAAATGATTTCTGCCTCAGCAGTTACAAATCCAAATACAGGATCTGGTTATGTATACCCACATTCTTATAACAACGGGTCGGATATTGATGGAGTGGTTGCTAAGTATATTGAATGA